One genomic window of Arachis hypogaea cultivar Tifrunner chromosome 8, arahy.Tifrunner.gnm2.J5K5, whole genome shotgun sequence includes the following:
- the LOC112705103 gene encoding transcription factor RSL3-like has product MDNEKNHDGVFVPSSHTVAEHVTMNEDDETSENLELPLDNKKKRKDNAVGNKKKQKVESNGKEIEESNDNYTALEDDNGTNNYNKEENSGGATSSVLNSNGKTRVTRGSATDPQSLYARRRRERINERLRTLQSLVPNGTKVDISTMLEEAVHYVKFLQLQIKLLSSDDLWMYAPIAYNGFDIGLINLSPQQH; this is encoded by the exons atggataaTGAGAAAAACCATGATGGGGTTTTTGTTCCTTCTTCACATACCGTTGCTGAACATGTCACAATGAATGAAGATGATGAGACAAGTGAAAATCTTGAATTGCCACTAGATAACAAGAAAAAG AGGAAGGATAATGCAGTAGGgaacaagaagaagcagaaggTGGAGAGTAATgggaaagaaatagaagaaagtaaTGATAATTATACCGCTTTAGAAGATGATAATGgcactaataattataataaggAGGAGAATAGTGGAGGAGCTACTTCTTCAGTATTGAACTCAAATGGGAAGACAAGAGTTACTAGAGGATCAGCAACAGATCCTCAAAGCCTTTATGCAAGg AGGAGAAGAGAGAGGATTAATGAGAGACTAAGAACTCTACAGAGTCTTGTTCCCAATGGAACAAag GTTGATATAAGCACAATGCTAGAAGAAGCAGTGCATTACGTGAAATTTTTGCAGCTACAGATTAAG CTTTTGAGCTCTGATGATTTGTGGATGTACGCTCCGATAGCTTATAATGGATTTGACATTGGACTCATCAATCTATCTCCTCAACAACATTAA